A window of Macrotis lagotis isolate mMagLag1 chromosome 1, bilby.v1.9.chrom.fasta, whole genome shotgun sequence genomic DNA:
accaccaccacaacaacaaAATTCCACCATGAGGAAGCTTgaattctaataggggagaccaCATGTAAATAATAAGCCCCCTCTGAAAGGGGGCAGAATTAGCTGTCCTCTGAATAAATCCTTGAGATGGCAATCACTTTAAAGGGATCACAGGAATCACAGAATGCTGGGAAGGACTTACAGGGGGATGTTCAGTCCAATCTGTCCTGTGACATTCCCAGGAAGAGTTCGTCTAGCCTCTACCTGAATGTCTCCAAGGAGGAGGAGCTCATGACCTCCCAAGGGCACCTGCCTTTGAACAGCTCCAATTGTTAGGAAGTAATTCCTGGTCTCCAAACTAAACTGACCTCTTTGAAGCTTCTGCTCATCAGTCAGGATCCTACCCAGTCACAGGTTCAAGAGACCCACCTGGTCATCTTCCACAttatattctttcaaaaattcCCTTTGTTGTCTCTTCAGGCTACATTATCCCATAACTTCCCATACCTGGCAATATAACCCCACCACTTCCCTCAGAGAATGaggcactgaataaatgaaaACAGGTGGGCTGGCCACATCATGAGTTAGAGATATTTACCCCAGGCCTTTCCCAGTAGAAGAGAAATTGTTCCAATGGCCACAAAGGTGACTGAAATAAAACTGTAGAACCTGTAGGAACTTGCCCAAGTCATCAGGTGCCTCTCAAGCCAATTGCCACTTGTCTTGAgttgtcttgccactgaattgCAATGACTCAGGAGGAGTGAGGTTGATGCAACTCttgtctcatttaaattcaattcactcttGATACAAGATATCACTACTGATGTTATCGGTTCTCTTCAAAACTTAAAAGGGTGCACCCCCATTTAGAGAACAGAATCCTTTGTCCTTTCCAAGTCTTTCTCCCCAACTTTCATACTTGATCCTCCATGTGTAGTGGAGAGCCTCTTCCTTCTATATTACAGATAAGGGAATGAATTCTCCAAAAAGTTAAATGTATCCAAAGTTTAAGTTAATGAGGGTCTCAGTCACACATATTTTCAATCCTGGGCATTTATGTTAATTAAATTTGGTAAACCGAGGACTAACAAAGGACCatttcgggggcagctaggtggagcagtggatagagcaccggccctggagtcaggagtacctgagttcaatctgacctcagacacttaataactacctagctgtgtggccttgggcaagtcacttaaccccattgccttacacaaaacaaaacaaaaaaggaccaTTTCGCATAGAGGGGGAAGAGAACAAAGCTATGACTTGGGGTTTGTCGTAGACTAGTGTGGGGCTCCAAGGGTACCTCCTTTTCCTTCAATAGTTAAAGCAACTGTGGCATCCCACTAGCAGCCAAGTTCCAATTGTGCCAACTTTGCCCATACATTAACACCATTGTAGCCACATGTGCTAAGATCTGCCCCAGGACTTATCTGTACTTTTTAAGAGGAATAAACAGAGGCAACTATGCTTGAGGTCACACTACAGGAAAGTGGCTATTTATTAGAATCCTTCCAGTCtagccttttttttccttcttttccattatattctgCCTCTTTGGAAAGGCACGAgaaggggtggggtggagggagaaagCTGGGGGCTCAACCCTCAGAACACCTCAGTCTTCCATGGCTCAGCCTCTGCTTCTTGGGTAAGGTCATGGATCAGGATGGGGACTCTTTTCTCCTGGCTTCAAGAGGCTTTGTGACATCTATGACTAGGGGCCTTCAGAAACATCAGATCCCCAATTCAAATTCactgtgtttttttcccccttcagggAAGGTCAGGGGATCTAATTCCCTGGGCATAGTGCAGCAATCAAGGGCAAATCCAGGGGAGGGAGCAAAGgaataactttaaaatgaaaacctCTTTCAATGGCTCCAGAGCTGAAAGGCTAAGACAACTCCTCCACATCAGACACACAAATATAACAGGAATGGGCAGTGGCACAATTGTAAGCCTGTGGGTTCAGAGAGGGAACCTAAAGCTTCAACAACAGatttgggtgggggtgggggtaaggTTATAAATTTCCCTGCTGAAACCAGGGGAAAATTTTTGGCTTTGCTAGGAATCCATATTGAATCATTGCCACAGAAACAAAAATTTAGAGATGGAGGGGACCTTCAAAGCTATTTGGTGTCATTGGTGACTTCTAATTTTCTGATACATATCTggaagagttgggatttgaaccatACATGTTGTAGTAACTCTCCCTGGAGGGGTGATCCAAAGGAGAGGCTTTCTGCTTTGTGAATAAGAACACAGGGGTAACCAAAGAGGGAATTAATGGGAGATATAGTGCTGGGGCTTTAGCACTTGAGTATAGTAACTCTCTCTGGGTTGAATGAGGATGGTTTGGTCTGAAGTTTTATCCTGGGacaaaggagaagagagatttgTATGTATTTCGGTGTTAGtatatctgtctttctgtgggtctGTGTCTCCATGTACGATTGTCTCTTCTTCTGTCCAGTGTCTGTTTCAGTATGTGTCTGTTACTCTAGTAATGAATGTTGTATCTCTGAGACTTAGAATGTGTCCATCTATCCCTATGtgttcatatctatatctattggtACATGTGCCCCCAGAGGCCAGCCTTGGTGATCTAAGCTGAGAAGTAAGAGGTTTCTGAGTAGTGGAGGGCTCCTGGAGAAGGTATCCAGCAGACTCTGCTACTTGCACTTGTGGATGTAGTATCCAGTAGTATAGCCGAAGATGAAGATGACCCAGAAAAGAATAATTCCACTTATCACCTTCATGGCGATGCCCATCTTCCCAGTGCATAGTTTGGTACAGATGCTGATGAAAAAACACCCCCCCCAAGAAAGGACAACTGAGTCAGAAAAGGCACAGATGGAAATCACAAATGATACCCAGTATCTCAATGGACTGGACCCAACTAGAATAGAACAAAGATATTCTCTGTAGATAAGAGCAGAAGCATTGGGGAAAAGAAGCCTTACAAGATATGGTCTCCAGCCCTCCAGGAGGAGCTTGCTACCTATCTAGGATTGGGAGCCAGGACTGACACTATGACTCCAAAATTAGACAAGGCAACCCCTGAAGCCCTTGATGTGTGCTAGAGAACtagagaaatcagagaaggtaAAAGGCAATATAGGCTAGAGAGTCCTGGGAAGCTTCATGAAAGAGACAGGAAGTTGAGTAGGGTTTTGGATGACGGGCAAggatagggaagggaaggacatttTAGAGAGGCAAAGACAAGAAATGAAGGTCACATTGTGTGGGAGATGGTGGGGGGATTAGGCTGGCTGGGGTTTGTGAAATTATGAGGGCATTGAATGCCAAGCTAAGATGCTGGAGGTGGGAAGCTATTCTAGGTTCCTGAGTAGAGGAGGAACTTATATCATTTTTATAGGTACCTATTATGGATCTGATCAGGTTAGCAAGGTAAAAAAAAGTGCccattctcaaggagtttacattctaatggggggaggggaacatcatatctaatatatatatatatatatatatatatataaaatcagaaaataatctCAGAAGAATGGGAGACCAAGAAAGAATTCCTACAAATAAATGAGTCTTGAAAGATGCCACCACACACTTTTTGGTTAGTCTGTGTGGAGCTATGAGTTCAAGCTGTTTGTATTTGCAAGAAGGGATCCATCTTGGAGACTGGCCCTAGGGTGGGAGCTCAGGAGACTTGGCTGAagttccccacccc
This region includes:
- the SMIM1 gene encoding small integral membrane protein 1 isoform X2, with translation MESQESAVQYSRWNNSQDEVSMNVSATESSCCERICTKLCTGKMGIAMKVISGIILFWVIFIFGYTTGYYIHKCK